A region of Hyphomicrobiales bacterium DNA encodes the following proteins:
- a CDS encoding helix-turn-helix domain-containing protein: MTHGSYQQFCPVAMAAEVLCTRWTMVLLREFVAGSSRFNDLRRGVPRMSPTLLSQRLKELESSGIIERMRVRGERGVYDYRLTPAGRDLQPVIEAVGIWGQRWVESQVSLKNLDPSLLMWDMRRNLNPTPLPAARSVVQFRYSELAPARQNWWLVVEPTGEVDLCSADPGFEVDLYVTTDLRTMTAIWMGIERVAAAKSRIIFDGKREIATSMQDWLGLSPFAKEPRRVA, encoded by the coding sequence ATGACACATGGAAGCTACCAACAATTCTGCCCGGTCGCGATGGCGGCAGAAGTGCTGTGCACCCGCTGGACAATGGTCCTGCTGCGTGAGTTCGTGGCCGGATCAAGCCGATTCAATGATCTGCGGCGCGGCGTGCCGCGGATGTCGCCGACGCTGTTGTCGCAACGGCTGAAAGAGCTTGAAAGCAGCGGCATCATTGAACGGATGCGCGTCCGGGGCGAGCGCGGCGTCTACGATTATCGTCTGACGCCTGCGGGACGCGATCTGCAACCGGTGATCGAAGCAGTGGGCATCTGGGGCCAGCGATGGGTCGAATCGCAGGTTTCTCTGAAGAATCTCGACCCCTCGCTGCTGATGTGGGACATGCGCCGAAACCTCAATCCAACGCCGCTGCCCGCCGCCCGCTCAGTGGTTCAGTTTCGCTACTCCGAACTTGCGCCCGCCCGCCAGAACTGGTGGTTGGTGGTAGAGCCGACCGGCGAGGTCGATCTGTGCTCGGCCGATCCCGGCTTCGAGGTCGATCTTTATGTCACAACGGATCTGCGCACGATGACGGCGATCTGGATGGGTATCGAACGGGTCGCTGCAGCGAAGAGCCGGATCATTTTCGACGGTAAGCGCGAGATCGCGACCTCCATGCAGGACTGGCTGGGGCTCAGTCCATTTGCGAAGGAACCGCGCCGCGTCGCGTGA
- a CDS encoding IS6 family transposase, with the protein MNPISFKRHRFPADVIRYAVWLYFRFTLSLRDVEELLAQRGVEVSNETIRCWALKFGPLMAANLRRRRLPPTSRWHLDEMVVKIGGRRMFPWRAVDDGGEVLDVPVQKRRNKAAALKLLRKLLKHRGIHPETIVTDKLASYRAAARILGLGDRHRPGGMHADNRAENSHLDIRRRERKQQKFKSQGSAQRFLSTRAAVSNVFNLQRHLIRRPTLRQFRAEAHQTWAAATAAA; encoded by the coding sequence ATGAATCCGATCTCATTCAAACGTCACCGGTTTCCGGCGGACGTCATCCGTTACGCGGTATGGCTCTATTTCAGATTTACGCTGAGCCTTCGGGATGTCGAGGAGCTGCTCGCCCAGCGGGGCGTTGAGGTCAGCAATGAGACCATTCGGTGCTGGGCCTTGAAGTTCGGGCCGTTGATGGCTGCCAATCTGCGGCGGCGGCGATTGCCGCCGACCAGTCGGTGGCATCTGGACGAGATGGTGGTGAAGATCGGCGGCCGGCGGATGTTCCCGTGGCGGGCTGTCGACGATGGGGGCGAGGTCCTGGACGTTCCGGTCCAGAAGCGCCGAAACAAAGCTGCAGCGCTGAAATTGCTGAGAAAGTTGCTCAAGCATCGGGGAATCCATCCCGAGACCATCGTCACCGACAAGCTCGCCTCATACCGCGCCGCGGCCAGGATCTTGGGGCTGGGGGACCGACATCGACCAGGCGGCATGCACGCCGACAATCGGGCGGAAAACTCACACTTGGACATTCGACGACGAGAACGAAAACAGCAGAAATTTAAGTCGCAGGGCTCAGCCCAGAGGTTCCTTTCCACCCGCGCCGCCGTCTCCAACGTCTTTAACCTCCAACGCCATTTGATCCGCCGACCGACCCTCCGCCAGTTTCGGGCCGAGGCTCACCAGACGTGGGCAGCGGCGACCGCGGCTGCGTGA